Proteins encoded in a region of the Acidobacteriota bacterium genome:
- a CDS encoding PIN domain-containing protein, producing the protein MLTQVVADTNVIAYLLLGTEPFLYEVEPMWRSVKRVLAPAHWQAELANVFWTNLRAGLISFERAQERLTLAKALPITTTVISSLWIRALARAADSGVAVYDTLFVELAERRGCPLVTFDQAILRAFPDIAARPRDLL; encoded by the coding sequence ATGCTGACCCAGGTGGTGGCGGACACCAATGTTATTGCCTATCTCCTGCTCGGCACTGAACCCTTTCTCTACGAAGTGGAGCCCATGTGGCGATCGGTGAAACGCGTTCTGGCGCCGGCGCACTGGCAGGCGGAGCTGGCCAATGTCTTCTGGACGAACCTGCGCGCAGGACTGATCAGTTTCGAGCGTGCGCAGGAGCGGCTCACTCTGGCAAAAGCATTGCCCATCACCACCACCGTGATTTCCAGCCTTTGGATCAGGGCTCTAGCTCGCGCCGCCGATTCCGGCGTTGCCGTTTACGATACCTTGTTCGTCGAACTCGCCGAACGGCGCGGCTGCCCGTTAGTAACGTTTGATCAAGCGATACTCCGCGCCTTCCCCGACATCGCCGCTCGTCCCCGCGATTTGCTATAG